The Herbiconiux sp. SALV-R1 nucleotide sequence TTCGAACCGCCATCAGCCCGGTGCAGGTCTGGGCTCCCGCGTGCGGCTACCGCGTGCGGCGGCCGCGGCTGAGCCGCGAAGCTACGCTGGGGGGATGCGCATCGACGTCGTCACGATCTTCCCCGAGTTCTTCGACGTGCTCGACATCTCGCTGCTCGGGAAGGCGCGCCAGTCGGGCCTGCTCGAGGTGACGGCGCACTCGCTGCGCGACTTCACGCACGACCGTCACCGCACCGTCGACGACACGCCCTACGGGGGCGGCGCGGGCATGGTGATGAAGCCCGAGCCCTGGGGCGAGGCGCTCGACTCGGTGCTGGGCGATGCGCCGAGCGCCGAGGCCCCCGTCGTCATCTTCCCCTCGCCCGCCGGCACCGTGTTCACCCAGAAGATGGCGCGCGAGCTCGCCACCCGTGATCACCTGGTGTTCGGATGCGGCCGCTACGAGGGCATCGATCAGCGCGTCTTCGAGAACACGGCCGAGCGCGCCGAGGTGCGCCTGGTGAGCATCGGCGACTACGTGCTGAACGGCGGCGAGGTCGCCGCGATGGCGATGATCGAGGCGATCGGGCGGCTCATCCCAGGCGTGGTCGGCAACCCCGACAGCCTGGTCGAGGAGTCGCACGAAGACGGGCTGCTGGAGTACCCGAGCTACACCAAGCCGGCCAGGTGGCGCGGGCTCGAGGTGCCGCCGGTGCTGCTGAGCGGCAACCACAAGGCGATCGCCGAGTGGCGCCGCGAGCAGCAACTCGAGCGCACGCGCCGGGTGCGGCCCGACCTGCTGCCGCCGGAATAGCGGGGCAAGGCGCTCGAGGTGCCCGAGCCCCCCTACCTGGCCGTGAGGATGAGCGGCCCGTCCTCCGTGATGGCCACCGTGTGCTCCATGTGCGCCCCCACCGACCCGTCGGCCGACCGCAGCGTCCACCCGTCCTTGTCGGTGTAGATCTTGTCGGTGGTCTCGAGGAACCACGGCTCGATCGCGATCACGAGCCCCGCCCGCAACGGCAGCCCGCGCCCTGCGCGTCCCTGGTTCGGAACGTGCGGGTCGCCGTGCATCGTGCGCCCCACCCCGTGCCCGCCGAAGTCGGTGTTCACCCCGTAGCCCGCCTCGGTCGCGACGGCCCCGATCGCCGCCGAGATGTCGCCGAGGCGCCCGCCCGGCTGTGCGGCCGCGATGCCCGCCTCGAGCGCCGCGGTCGTCACCTCGATGAGCCGCGTGTCCTCCGCCGAGCGCGGCGTGCCCACGATCACCGTGAGCGCCGAGTCGGCGACCCAGCCGTTCACCGACGCGGCGAAGTCGAGGCTCACCACGTCTCCGTCGCGGAGCGCGTAGTCGAACGGCAGCCCGTGCAGCACGGCGTCGTTCACGCTCGTGCACAGCACCTTGCCGAAGGGGGAGGCGCCGAACGAGGGGTGGTAGTCGATGTAGCACGACTCGGCGCCGCGGGCCTTGATCATGTCGTGGGCGATGCGGTCGAGCTTCAGCAGGTTCACCCCCACCGCCGCTTGGCGGGCGAGCTCCGTGAGCACCTCGGCGACGAACGCGCCGGCGGGGCGCATCTCCTCGATCTCCGCAGGGGTCTTGAGCTCGATCATGGGGGTACCTTCCTTCGCGTCCATGAAGACCCTACCCATCCGGGACTCAGCGAACATCCGGAGAGGCTGCATACGCTTGACCCCGTGATCATCCGTCGGGCCTTCTTCTATTGGCAGTTCCCCGCTGCGGTGATCCTCCCCGCGTGGATCCTGGTCGGCTGGGGCGTCTTCGCCGCCACCGGCTGGCAGATCATCGGCCTCATCGTCGGCGTCATGATGCTCACCGTCGCCATGCTGGCCACCGCGGCACTCATCTTCGCGCGCAAAGACGTGCGGGCCGAGCGCGCCGTCTCGTGGCTCGACGTCGGTCTGCTCACCGTGCTG carries:
- the trmD gene encoding tRNA (guanosine(37)-N1)-methyltransferase TrmD is translated as MRIDVVTIFPEFFDVLDISLLGKARQSGLLEVTAHSLRDFTHDRHRTVDDTPYGGGAGMVMKPEPWGEALDSVLGDAPSAEAPVVIFPSPAGTVFTQKMARELATRDHLVFGCGRYEGIDQRVFENTAERAEVRLVSIGDYVLNGGEVAAMAMIEAIGRLIPGVVGNPDSLVEESHEDGLLEYPSYTKPARWRGLEVPPVLLSGNHKAIAEWRREQQLERTRRVRPDLLPPE
- the map gene encoding type I methionyl aminopeptidase, yielding MIELKTPAEIEEMRPAGAFVAEVLTELARQAAVGVNLLKLDRIAHDMIKARGAESCYIDYHPSFGASPFGKVLCTSVNDAVLHGLPFDYALRDGDVVSLDFAASVNGWVADSALTVIVGTPRSAEDTRLIEVTTAALEAGIAAAQPGGRLGDISAAIGAVATEAGYGVNTDFGGHGVGRTMHGDPHVPNQGRAGRGLPLRAGLVIAIEPWFLETTDKIYTDKDGWTLRSADGSVGAHMEHTVAITEDGPLILTAR